Proteins co-encoded in one Oncorhynchus keta strain PuntledgeMale-10-30-2019 chromosome 36, Oket_V2, whole genome shotgun sequence genomic window:
- the vent gene encoding ventral expressed homeobox: MNELAAKDDYTPSSPNNSCGYTSGSESEVGDDSDGEYALHRRMRTKFTSDQICRLERTFNKHKYLGTTQRRKIAEKMKLSETQVKTWFQNRRMKLKREVQDLRPELFSTPASLLPPLVFAAPSFQHQAPGGQLHNFAQRTQALCPHHIPLQQMIHGKPILPMMLAPCYY, from the exons ATGAACGAGCTTGCTGCTAAAGACGACTACACTCCATCATCTCCAAACA ATAGCTGTGGCTACACGTCGGGCTCTGAGAGCGAGGTGGGGGACGATAGCGACGGCGAGTATGCACTACACCGCAGGATGAGAACCAAGTTCACCTCTGATCAGATTTGCAGACTAGAACGAACATTCAACAAACACAAATACCTCGGTACAACTCAGAGGAGAAAGATTGCTGAGAAAATGAAGCTCTCTGAAACTCAG GTGAAAACATGGTTTCAAAACAGAAGGATGAAGCTGAAACGCGAGGTCCAAGACCTGCGACCAGAATTATTTTCTACTCCAGCATCTCTGCTGCCTCCACTGGTCTTCGCCGCTCCGTCATTTCAGCACCAAGCGCCTGGTGGACAGCTCCACAACTTCGCCCAGAGAACACAAGCGCTCTGCCCACATCACATCCCTTTGCAACAGATGATTCATGGAAAACCAATTCTCCCCATGATGTTGGCGCCCTGTTACTACTGA